The Caproicibacterium lactatifermentans genome contains a region encoding:
- a CDS encoding GGGtGRT protein, whose product MANDVMFEGKERRMPKIEAFLKKYDLGSLEEARDLCLSKGVDVEKIVKGVQPIAFDNAVWAYTLGTALALKTGVSSASEASEKIGVGLQAFCVPGSVAEHRKVGLGHGNLGARLLHDETKCFAFLAGHESFAAAEGAIGIARTANRARKEPLRVILNGLGKDAAYIISRINGFTYVQTDYDFYSEKLNIVKTIPFSEGERAQIKCYGANDVQEGVAIMREEGVDVSITGNSTNPVRFQHLVAGTYKKWCIENKRPYFSVASGGGTGRTLHPDNMGAGPASYGLTDSMGRMHSDAQFAGSSSVPAHVEMMGLIGMGNNPMVGATVACAVAVYEACKKN is encoded by the coding sequence ATGGCAAATGATGTCATGTTTGAAGGGAAAGAAAGAAGAATGCCGAAAATTGAGGCATTCTTGAAAAAATACGACCTCGGCAGCCTGGAGGAAGCACGTGACCTGTGCCTTTCCAAGGGCGTTGACGTTGAAAAAATCGTAAAGGGCGTACAGCCTATCGCTTTTGATAACGCCGTATGGGCCTATACACTGGGCACCGCACTGGCACTGAAAACCGGTGTTTCTTCCGCTTCGGAAGCAAGCGAAAAAATCGGTGTCGGTCTGCAGGCATTCTGCGTTCCCGGTTCCGTTGCCGAACACCGTAAAGTCGGTTTGGGCCACGGCAACCTCGGCGCCCGCCTGCTGCACGATGAAACCAAGTGTTTCGCGTTCCTCGCCGGCCACGAAAGCTTCGCTGCCGCTGAAGGCGCAATCGGTATCGCCCGCACTGCCAACCGTGCCCGCAAAGAGCCACTGCGTGTCATTCTGAACGGCCTCGGCAAAGATGCCGCCTATATCATTTCCCGTATTAACGGCTTTACTTATGTACAGACAGATTATGACTTCTACAGTGAGAAGCTGAATATCGTCAAGACCATTCCTTTCTCGGAAGGTGAGCGCGCACAAATTAAGTGCTACGGCGCAAACGATGTTCAGGAAGGTGTCGCTATTATGCGGGAAGAGGGCGTCGACGTTTCCATTACCGGCAACTCCACCAACCCGGTCCGCTTCCAGCACCTGGTGGCAGGCACCTACAAAAAGTGGTGCATTGAGAACAAGCGCCCGTACTTTTCCGTTGCTTCCGGCGGCGGCACAGGCCGTACCCTGCACCCGGACAACATGGGCGCAGGCCCTGCTTCTTACGGCCTGACCGACTCCATGGGCCGTATGCACAGTGATGCACAGTTTGCCGGTTCCTCCTCCGTTCCGGCCCACGTTGAAATGATGGGCCTTATCGGTATGGGCAACAACCCGATGGTCGGCGCAACCGTCGCCTGCGCAGTTGCTGTTTACGAAGCCTGCAAGAAAAATTAA
- a CDS encoding PTS mannitol transporter subunit IICB, with protein sequence MVDAKNIENAPQKKKGARAGVQKFGEFLAGMVMPNIGAFIAWGLITALFIPTGWIPNATLNKLQAPMITYLLPLLIGYTGGHIVYGKRGAVVGAIATMGVIVGSSVTMFLGAMIIGPFSAFVVKQFDRLTEGKVKAGFEMLVNTFSAGIIGGAIAILGFLAIGPVVSALTIALGNGAMWITKAKILPLIATVVEPGKILFLNNAINHGIFDPVGISQVKQFGKSIFFLLESDPGPGLGVLLAYWIFGKGKVKSSAPGAVIIEFLGGIHEIYFPYVLMNPLLLLSVIFGGMSADFVFVITGAGLVASPSPGSIIAEIAMCPKGGILPVLAGILTGTVVSLLISIPIVKRASAKDADNAAFDDARKKMNVMKAEGKDTETMDTQAAVEPAAVGEIPSVIVFACDAGMGSSAMGETILRKKLQGAGIDITVHHAPVSEIPQDAQVVFTQVSLADRARQVVPHAEIRTVDNFLDSAPYDAYIASLKKAIAQQK encoded by the coding sequence ATGGTAGATGCAAAAAACATTGAAAACGCTCCCCAAAAGAAAAAGGGAGCAAGGGCAGGGGTTCAGAAGTTTGGTGAATTCCTTGCCGGAATGGTGATGCCGAACATCGGCGCGTTTATCGCATGGGGCCTTATAACGGCCCTGTTCATTCCAACTGGGTGGATTCCCAACGCAACGCTCAACAAGCTGCAGGCGCCAATGATTACATATTTGCTGCCGCTGCTGATTGGGTACACGGGCGGCCATATCGTGTATGGCAAGCGTGGCGCTGTGGTGGGTGCCATTGCGACCATGGGTGTCATTGTTGGTTCTTCGGTGACCATGTTCCTTGGCGCTATGATTATTGGTCCGTTCAGTGCGTTTGTTGTAAAACAGTTCGACCGGCTGACAGAAGGAAAAGTTAAGGCAGGATTTGAAATGCTGGTTAATACCTTTTCTGCCGGCATTATCGGCGGCGCGATTGCAATTCTCGGGTTCCTTGCGATTGGACCGGTGGTTAGTGCGCTGACGATTGCCCTCGGCAACGGCGCTATGTGGATTACCAAGGCCAAAATTTTGCCGCTCATTGCAACAGTGGTGGAACCTGGCAAAATTTTATTTCTCAATAATGCCATTAATCACGGAATCTTTGACCCGGTTGGCATTTCACAGGTGAAACAGTTTGGCAAGTCTATCTTCTTCCTGCTGGAGTCTGACCCTGGTCCTGGACTGGGTGTACTGCTTGCTTATTGGATTTTCGGTAAAGGTAAGGTCAAAAGTTCTGCCCCTGGTGCCGTTATCATTGAGTTCCTCGGCGGCATCCATGAGATTTATTTCCCCTATGTACTTATGAACCCGCTGCTTCTGCTCTCCGTTATTTTCGGGGGCATGTCGGCTGACTTTGTGTTTGTCATTACCGGAGCAGGTCTGGTCGCTTCTCCGTCCCCCGGAAGCATCATTGCAGAAATTGCAATGTGCCCGAAAGGAGGCATTCTGCCGGTGCTGGCAGGAATCCTGACAGGTACGGTTGTTTCGCTGCTGATTTCCATACCGATTGTTAAGCGCGCTAGTGCCAAAGACGCGGATAATGCAGCTTTTGATGATGCGCGGAAGAAAATGAATGTAATGAAGGCAGAAGGAAAAGATACGGAAACAATGGATACACAGGCAGCGGTGGAGCCGGCTGCTGTTGGCGAAATTCCCAGCGTCATTGTTTTTGCCTGCGATGCTGGAATGGGCTCTTCTGCTATGGGAGAAACCATTCTCCGCAAAAAGCTGCAGGGGGCTGGAATTGACATTACGGTACACCATGCGCCTGTCAGTGAAATCCCACAGGATGCACAGGTGGTGTTTACACAGGTGAGCTTAGCGGACCGCGCGCGTCAGGTCGTCCCGCATGCCGAGATACGAACTGTGGACAACTTCTTGGATAGTGCGCCATATGACGCCTATATTGCTTCCCTAAAGAAAGCAATCGCACAGCAGAAATAA
- a CDS encoding BglG family transcription antiterminator, giving the protein MKELSARQKLMLRLLMEPNGMEIGALARRMEISERTVFREMSAINDVLEEKMVRIAVSRSVLKVEAGPKQRKELAQMLQDIPRRMLLTPRQRMLFISAQLLLTDEAYKSAFFSYQLHITAGTVSLYMNRIAQWMKQKGLTLNRECRCGLKVEGTEWNKRNTLVTLIYEYKPVNKILAHIYGVDSDPVQQFFFHALFGTAVIQISRDILNLVSQEQTDDILYLTSLLHTMISVKSMADGRPISLPRKLTQRFLSNGGESFDWQVRAILQQREIPASADEIVYIALHLPGKCLSNNEEEILQGYDVKADNLAKEVLYEVGKNLGVDTEISGRLRRGLSHDITLAVYRANMGIQVKNELLPQVMQHYGRLYQAVSRACKLVFLKYNLCFPADEVGFLTMEIGNALETRAYLEKNLSILIICPNGLFASHILYDKVKGIVRASDKIEVASLKEWSESTQHYDLVLSTVEIEPREGQNILVVSQFLNNQDITRIHTCVDRIRSQTDYSLQKRPAADNQPIETAEEKKLIFEMVDSLQLEKIPKEPFEQMVDRIAAELFRQHRIADPKEITHLILQREKTGSIVVPQTKVSLLHVRSDLVHSPFVGVYRIAEGEICMRGVGFVWEPVNTFLVMLARSSETASVLEKMGRMSVALIEDKTFPKMLRTGTLGELKTKLCCILTQPADTERSE; this is encoded by the coding sequence ATGAAAGAGCTCTCAGCCCGGCAGAAGCTGATGCTTCGGCTGCTAATGGAACCAAATGGTATGGAGATTGGTGCACTGGCCCGGAGAATGGAAATCAGCGAGCGTACTGTATTCCGCGAAATGTCAGCTATCAATGATGTTTTGGAGGAAAAGATGGTTCGCATTGCAGTAAGCAGGTCTGTTTTAAAAGTGGAGGCTGGACCGAAGCAGAGGAAAGAATTAGCGCAGATGCTGCAGGATATTCCACGGCGTATGCTTTTAACACCGCGGCAGAGAATGCTGTTTATCTCGGCACAGCTGCTTCTGACAGATGAGGCGTATAAATCAGCTTTTTTCAGTTATCAGCTGCATATTACGGCGGGTACGGTCAGCCTGTATATGAATCGCATTGCCCAGTGGATGAAACAGAAAGGATTAACGCTTAACCGAGAATGCCGGTGCGGATTGAAAGTGGAAGGTACGGAATGGAACAAGCGCAACACACTGGTGACACTTATTTATGAGTATAAGCCGGTCAATAAGATTTTAGCCCATATTTACGGTGTTGACAGTGACCCAGTTCAGCAATTTTTCTTTCATGCTTTGTTTGGCACAGCTGTTATACAAATATCGCGGGATATTCTAAATCTGGTTTCACAGGAGCAGACGGACGATATTTTATACCTAACTTCCTTACTGCATACGATGATTTCCGTGAAAAGTATGGCGGACGGCCGGCCTATTTCTTTGCCGCGGAAACTGACACAAAGATTCCTGTCGAACGGCGGTGAATCTTTTGATTGGCAAGTACGAGCAATCCTACAGCAAAGGGAAATCCCAGCCTCAGCGGATGAGATTGTTTATATTGCGCTTCATCTGCCAGGGAAATGTCTTTCTAATAATGAAGAGGAGATTCTGCAGGGCTATGACGTAAAAGCGGATAATCTTGCGAAAGAAGTTCTGTATGAAGTAGGAAAAAATTTAGGCGTGGATACAGAAATTAGTGGTCGGCTGCGAAGAGGTTTGTCACATGACATTACACTGGCTGTTTATCGCGCGAACATGGGAATACAAGTAAAAAATGAACTGCTGCCGCAGGTGATGCAGCACTATGGGCGCCTTTATCAGGCAGTCAGCAGAGCGTGCAAATTGGTATTTTTAAAATATAATTTGTGCTTTCCAGCTGATGAAGTCGGTTTTCTGACGATGGAAATCGGCAACGCACTGGAAACGCGGGCTTATTTGGAAAAGAATCTCTCCATTTTGATTATTTGTCCAAACGGTTTGTTTGCTTCCCACATTCTTTATGACAAGGTAAAAGGAATCGTCCGTGCCAGTGACAAAATCGAAGTGGCATCGTTGAAAGAATGGTCAGAAAGCACACAACACTATGACTTGGTCTTATCAACCGTTGAAATAGAGCCACGCGAGGGACAAAACATTTTGGTTGTTTCACAGTTCCTAAATAATCAGGATATTACGCGTATTCATACATGTGTAGACCGCATTCGCAGCCAAACGGATTATTCACTTCAGAAAAGGCCTGCCGCTGACAATCAACCGATAGAAACAGCGGAAGAAAAGAAACTGATTTTCGAGATGGTCGACTCCCTGCAGCTGGAGAAAATACCCAAAGAACCATTTGAGCAGATGGTCGACCGTATTGCTGCCGAGCTTTTTCGGCAGCACAGAATTGCAGACCCAAAAGAAATCACCCATTTGATTTTGCAGAGAGAAAAGACCGGCAGTATTGTTGTACCACAGACAAAGGTGTCCCTGCTGCATGTCCGTTCAGACTTAGTTCACTCCCCATTTGTTGGTGTATACCGCATTGCGGAGGGAGAAATATGTATGCGGGGTGTCGGATTCGTATGGGAACCGGTAAATACGTTTTTGGTTATGTTGGCACGGTCCAGCGAAACAGCATCTGTACTTGAAAAAATGGGGCGCATGAGTGTGGCGCTGATTGAAGATAAAACCTTTCCCAAAATGCTGCGCACGGGCACATTGGGGGAACTGAAGACAAAACTGTGCTGTATTTTGACGCAGCCAGCGGACACTGAAAGGAGCGAATAA
- a CDS encoding iron-sulfur cluster assembly scaffold protein, with product MNYSAEVEKMCTVTKGPKHGPAPIPEEGKWVKAYDIKDISGLTHGVGWCAPQQGACKLTLNIKDGVVKEALVETIGCSGMTHSAAMAAEILPGKTILECLNTDLVCDAINVAMRELFKQIVYGRSQTAFSEGGLPIGAGMEDLGKGLRSMVGTMYSTEAKGVRYMEMTEGYVLKMALDDNDEVIGYQFIKLGKMMDDIRHGVSPDEAFKKNVGQYGRFDGAAKYIDPREE from the coding sequence ATGAACTATTCCGCTGAAGTGGAAAAAATGTGCACAGTCACGAAAGGCCCCAAACACGGCCCGGCTCCCATCCCTGAAGAGGGCAAATGGGTAAAGGCATATGATATTAAAGATATTTCCGGCCTGACACACGGTGTTGGCTGGTGTGCCCCGCAGCAGGGTGCCTGTAAGCTGACGCTGAACATAAAGGACGGCGTGGTAAAGGAAGCACTGGTCGAAACCATCGGCTGCTCCGGCATGACACACTCCGCTGCTATGGCAGCAGAAATCCTGCCCGGAAAGACCATTTTGGAGTGCCTGAACACCGACCTCGTGTGCGACGCTATCAACGTTGCCATGCGTGAACTGTTTAAGCAGATTGTCTATGGCCGCAGCCAGACTGCTTTCTCCGAGGGCGGCCTGCCTATCGGTGCCGGCATGGAGGACCTGGGCAAGGGCCTGCGCAGCATGGTCGGTACCATGTACAGCACCGAAGCCAAAGGCGTCCGTTATATGGAAATGACAGAGGGCTATGTGCTGAAAATGGCTCTGGACGACAATGACGAAGTCATTGGATACCAGTTTATAAAGCTCGGCAAGATGATGGATGACATCCGCCACGGTGTATCCCCGGATGAAGCCTTTAAAAAGAACGTTGGTCAGTACGGCCGCTTCGACGGTGCCGCCAAGTACATTGACCCCCGCGAAGAATAA